A DNA window from Mucilaginibacter xinganensis contains the following coding sequences:
- a CDS encoding isoaspartyl peptidase/L-asparaginase → MKIIIHGGFFSESLTNQEVKKAKQDALAEIVQLGHTYLQEHTALETVVYTVQLLEDCELFNAGTGSQIQSDGKIRLSASLMDGKTLKFSGVINIEDVQNPICIAEKLLAFDDRVLSGKGAHDFAREHGFNYHNPEIPQRREEYEKKLSDSIRLGTVGCVALDSDGNLAAATSTGGKGFEMPGRVSDSATTAGNYANAFAGISCTGVGEDIVSGAVASNIVIRVTDALPLAQATKKTLSELKPYDGFAGVIGISATGEIYHADTHPYMVWASYDEGVEVFA, encoded by the coding sequence ATGAAAATAATAATCCACGGCGGTTTTTTCAGCGAATCGCTGACCAACCAGGAAGTAAAAAAAGCCAAGCAGGATGCGCTTGCTGAAATAGTACAGCTTGGGCATACATACCTGCAGGAGCATACTGCGCTTGAAACGGTTGTTTACACCGTACAGCTGCTGGAAGACTGCGAACTTTTTAACGCCGGCACGGGGTCGCAGATCCAGAGTGATGGTAAAATAAGGCTCAGCGCTTCATTGATGGATGGTAAAACCCTGAAGTTTTCGGGGGTGATCAATATTGAGGATGTGCAAAACCCTATTTGCATCGCTGAAAAACTACTGGCTTTTGATGACCGCGTTTTAAGCGGTAAAGGCGCACATGACTTCGCGCGTGAACACGGCTTTAATTACCATAACCCCGAAATACCGCAGCGCCGCGAGGAGTACGAAAAAAAGCTGAGCGATTCCATCAGGCTGGGAACAGTGGGCTGCGTTGCGCTTGACAGCGACGGCAACCTGGCTGCGGCCACATCAACCGGTGGCAAGGGTTTTGAAATGCCGGGCCGCGTAAGTGACTCCGCCACAACAGCCGGTAACTATGCCAATGCCTTTGCCGGCATCTCATGCACAGGGGTGGGCGAAGATATTGTTAGCGGCGCAGTTGCCTCAAATATTGTGATCCGCGTAACCGATGCCTTGCCGCTGGCGCAGGCCACCAAAAAAACTTTAAGTGAACTAAAACCCTATGATGGCTTTGCCGGCGTAATCGGTATCTCCGCCACGGGCGAAATTTACCATGCCGATACCCATCCCTATATGGTTTGGGCAAGCTATGACGAAGGCGTTGAAGTATTTGCTTAA
- a CDS encoding amino acid permease: MAEPSKKIGIWTSTSLVVGSMIGAGVFLVPSAMASYGSVSLLGWVFSAIGAFFLARVFSRLSALVPKSTGGPYAYTHHGFGDFAGFIVAWGYYISVITANAAITISFVSAMSTFFPALATNAAAAILTGLSAIWFLAWINTRGVPASGRVQLVTTILKLLPLLVISIGGLFFIRAENFHPFNSSGGSVYDAINATATITMFSFVGIECATIPADSVENPGKIIGRATMLGLLICTIVYILGSVSIMGIIPAAQLKYSVTPYADAAAIMFGNNARYWASAGMAIAAFGALNGWTLIQGKLPYAIAKDKLFPPVFGRQNKKGAPYVGIIVSSTFVSVFMMMNYTKGLVEQFRFLLLLSTLTTLVPYLFCAAAFVIIRLKIKQSKGLPAAIIVGALAFAYSIWAVAGSGQNTVYWGFLLLMAGIPFYVWATYKKNSELKDVSEV, translated from the coding sequence ATGGCTGAACCATCCAAAAAAATAGGCATCTGGACAAGTACGTCCTTAGTGGTAGGCAGTATGATTGGTGCCGGCGTGTTTTTAGTTCCCTCTGCAATGGCCTCCTACGGCAGCGTGAGTTTATTGGGATGGGTATTTTCAGCTATCGGCGCCTTTTTCCTGGCACGTGTATTCAGCAGGCTAAGCGCTCTGGTGCCCAAAAGCACCGGCGGCCCCTATGCTTATACCCATCATGGCTTTGGCGATTTTGCCGGCTTTATAGTGGCCTGGGGCTATTATATTTCTGTTATTACTGCTAATGCGGCTATAACTATTTCGTTTGTGAGCGCCATGAGTACTTTTTTTCCGGCGCTTGCTACCAATGCAGCAGCTGCAATTTTAACCGGATTAAGCGCGATATGGTTTTTAGCATGGATCAACACCCGGGGAGTACCGGCATCGGGCCGGGTGCAGCTGGTAACTACCATTTTAAAATTACTGCCCTTACTGGTGATCTCCATCGGTGGGTTATTTTTTATCCGCGCCGAAAACTTCCATCCGTTTAACAGCAGCGGCGGCTCGGTTTATGATGCCATTAACGCTACCGCTACCATTACCATGTTCTCGTTTGTGGGCATTGAGTGCGCCACCATCCCGGCCGACAGTGTTGAAAATCCGGGAAAAATAATTGGCCGTGCTACCATGCTGGGGCTGCTTATTTGTACCATTGTATATATCCTGGGCAGTGTAAGCATCATGGGGATCATCCCCGCTGCACAGCTTAAATATTCTGTAACGCCTTATGCTGACGCTGCCGCCATTATGTTCGGCAACAACGCCCGCTACTGGGCCAGCGCAGGCATGGCTATTGCAGCCTTTGGCGCGCTCAACGGCTGGACACTCATACAGGGAAAATTACCTTACGCCATAGCAAAAGACAAATTATTTCCGCCGGTTTTTGGCAGACAGAATAAAAAGGGGGCGCCTTATGTGGGCATAATCGTCAGCAGTACGTTTGTATCTGTATTTATGATGATGAACTACACCAAAGGCCTGGTTGAGCAGTTCAGGTTCCTGCTGTTGCTATCAACCTTAACTACACTGGTACCTTATCTTTTTTGTGCTGCCGCGTTTGTGATCATCCGGTTAAAAATAAAACAATCAAAGGGGCTGCCCGCAGCCATTATAGTAGGCGCTCTGGCTTTTGCCTACTCAATATGGGCGGTTGCCGGCTCGGGGCAAAACACCGTGTACTGGGGCTTTTTATTGCTGATGGCGGGTATCCCGTTCTATGTTTGGGCCACTTATAAAAAGAACAGCGAGCTGAAGGATGTAAGCGAAGTATAA
- a CDS encoding tetratricopeptide repeat protein translates to MKFTLLILCSMFSLTASAQWYNIFKNHQRFPLVEQVTDHSVARIKVNTAIKPAKIHNFTLDRSEYSYQAVENMVMRTAQHNMRFRVYNDASYNFSELAKLYIQQNRYSEAKWYLLQSNIISRRQNDDKHTIANLMELAIIKSELGDYAQAQQDLTEAHDMATMRGFNTELTAIDKKMALIKQNKNNAPKTDVRYAEAAMSSSKAE, encoded by the coding sequence ATGAAATTTACCCTTCTTATTCTCTGTTCTATGTTTAGCCTCACGGCTTCTGCACAGTGGTATAACATATTTAAAAATCACCAGCGCTTTCCTTTAGTTGAACAGGTAACCGATCATTCCGTAGCCCGGATAAAGGTTAATACAGCTATTAAGCCTGCTAAAATTCATAACTTTACTTTAGACCGCAGCGAGTACAGCTACCAGGCAGTTGAAAATATGGTAATGCGTACGGCACAGCATAACATGCGTTTCAGGGTATATAATGACGCCAGCTATAATTTCAGCGAACTTGCTAAACTTTATATCCAGCAAAACCGCTATTCGGAAGCCAAATGGTACCTGCTGCAAAGCAATATCATATCGCGCCGACAAAACGATGATAAACATACCATTGCCAACTTAATGGAACTGGCAATCATAAAATCGGAACTTGGCGACTATGCCCAGGCCCAGCAGGATTTAACAGAGGCGCATGACATGGCCACCATGAGGGGTTTTAATACCGAATTAACGGCTATTGACAAAAAAATGGCACTCATCAAACAAAACAAAAATAACGCCCCCAAAACCGATGTGCGCTATGCCGAGGCAGCTATGAGCAGTTCAAAAGCTGAATAA
- a CDS encoding carboxy terminal-processing peptidase: MFKKLYLVLVLGATLACSAKPAKHVNVDGSNNIQPDEKQAIVCKTIATLISKYNYKKVELNDSISSIVYNRYLKMMDESHNYFLASDITDFDKYKTVLDDDVKNGNLSDVFYIFNVYQKRYIDRIKYSLTQLDNDFDFSKNDNFTYNRESLPFVSSETEMNKIWSERVKYDMLNLKLAGTDAAKNKQTLKKRYESLLAQANKLNNQDVFQLFMDAFTEAIDPHTNYFNPANAANFNIEMSRQLEGIGAGLNTENEFIIIKSLTAGGPAEKSKQVNVDDRIVGVAQGADGEFQNVVGWRVENAIALIRGKKGTTVRLELLPKGLSVGSKPKVVELVREKIILKDESAKKEIRTYNENGKTVKIGVISVPAFYLDFNDYKSGNPNYKSTTHDVKLLIDSLKLEGVDGIVMDMRQNGGGSLLEAVDLTGLFIKTGPVVQVRNPNGEVEVDKDEDPSVAYAGPLAILVDRFSASATEIFSGAIQDYGRGIILGSQTYGKGSVQNAIDLDRVIPPSILERAAALVGKDKVTKTTTTGSQSVFGQLNLTIAKFYRITGNSTQHKGVTPDIAFPSVIPLDKYGEDTEPSAMPFDVIEKSAYTKVGDFNAILPQLKKLHDQRMETSPNYKYMLEDIADIKKHQTEKSVTLNEQKLKEQRDQDEKKAFEENNLRRVAMGLPVLKKGQTRPRNEDLDFLKREAGQILTDYISLDNKFTNTTPALRN, from the coding sequence ATGTTCAAAAAATTATATTTAGTGCTGGTTCTTGGTGCCACGCTGGCGTGCAGCGCCAAACCAGCCAAACATGTTAACGTTGACGGCTCAAACAATATTCAGCCCGATGAAAAGCAGGCTATTGTTTGTAAAACTATAGCAACGCTTATTTCAAAATACAACTATAAAAAGGTGGAGCTTAACGACTCGATCTCTTCCATAGTTTATAACCGTTATTTAAAAATGATGGACGAAAGCCATAATTACTTCCTGGCTTCTGATATTACCGACTTTGATAAGTATAAAACCGTTTTAGATGACGACGTTAAAAACGGCAACTTAAGCGATGTTTTCTACATATTTAATGTTTACCAAAAGCGTTATATCGACAGGATCAAATACTCGCTGACGCAGCTGGATAACGATTTTGACTTTTCAAAAAACGACAACTTTACTTACAACAGGGAGAGCCTTCCTTTTGTATCGTCAGAAACTGAGATGAATAAGATCTGGAGCGAAAGGGTAAAGTATGATATGCTGAACCTTAAGCTTGCAGGTACTGATGCAGCTAAAAACAAACAAACGCTGAAAAAACGTTACGAAAGTTTATTAGCACAAGCTAATAAGCTAAATAACCAGGATGTTTTTCAACTGTTTATGGATGCCTTTACCGAGGCTATTGACCCCCACACCAATTACTTTAACCCGGCCAACGCAGCCAACTTCAATATTGAAATGTCGCGCCAGCTGGAAGGGATAGGCGCTGGTTTAAATACCGAGAATGAGTTTATCATCATCAAATCATTAACCGCAGGCGGGCCCGCTGAAAAAAGCAAACAGGTAAATGTGGACGACCGTATTGTGGGCGTTGCGCAGGGTGCCGATGGCGAGTTTCAAAATGTGGTAGGCTGGCGCGTTGAAAATGCCATTGCATTAATTCGCGGTAAAAAAGGAACTACGGTAAGGCTTGAGCTTTTACCAAAAGGGTTAAGCGTGGGCAGCAAGCCTAAGGTTGTTGAATTGGTAAGGGAAAAGATCATCCTGAAAGATGAATCAGCCAAAAAAGAGATCCGTACTTATAATGAGAACGGCAAAACCGTGAAAATCGGGGTTATCTCAGTTCCTGCTTTTTATCTCGATTTCAACGATTATAAATCAGGCAACCCTAACTATAAAAGTACCACACATGATGTTAAGCTGCTGATCGATTCATTAAAGCTTGAAGGTGTGGATGGTATAGTAATGGATATGCGCCAGAATGGTGGCGGCTCATTACTGGAAGCAGTTGATTTAACCGGCTTATTTATAAAAACCGGTCCTGTAGTGCAGGTAAGAAACCCTAACGGCGAGGTGGAAGTGGATAAAGATGAAGATCCTTCTGTAGCCTATGCCGGCCCGCTTGCCATATTGGTTGATCGTTTCAGCGCATCTGCAACAGAGATATTTTCAGGTGCGATACAGGATTATGGCCGTGGTATTATTTTAGGCTCTCAAACCTACGGTAAGGGATCTGTACAAAATGCTATTGACCTTGACAGGGTGATCCCGCCGTCGATACTGGAACGTGCTGCCGCACTTGTTGGCAAAGATAAAGTAACTAAGACAACAACAACCGGCAGTCAAAGCGTATTTGGCCAGCTGAACTTAACAATTGCCAAATTTTATCGCATAACCGGTAATTCAACCCAGCATAAGGGTGTTACACCTGACATTGCTTTCCCTTCGGTTATTCCTCTGGATAAATATGGTGAGGATACCGAGCCGTCAGCAATGCCGTTTGATGTGATTGAAAAAAGCGCCTATACCAAGGTGGGAGATTTTAACGCCATATTACCACAGCTTAAAAAACTGCATGACCAGCGCATGGAGACCAGCCCTAACTACAAATACATGCTGGAGGATATTGCTGATATTAAAAAGCATCAAACCGAAAAAAGCGTTACCCTGAATGAGCAAAAATTAAAGGAGCAACGTGATCAGGACGAGAAGAAAGCGTTTGAAGAAAACAATTTACGCAGGGTTGCTATGGGGTTACCTGTTTTGAAAAAAGGCCAAACCCGTCCTCGTAATGAAGATCTGGATTTCCTGAAGCGCGAAGCCGGCCAGATCCTTACAGACTACATCAGCCTGGATAACAAGTTTACCAATACAACACCCGCTTTAAGAAACTAA
- a CDS encoding ligase-associated DNA damage response exonuclease codes for MPKKPLLEFTDKGIYCAAGKFYIDPWKPVDDAVITHAHADHAYWGNKHYLAHHHSREVLLYRLGEIQLQTVEYGEKVMKNGVEISLFPAGHVIGSAQIRVEYRGEVWVVSGDYKVEDDGISTPFEPVRCNHFISECTFGMPVYQWKPQVEIFNDMNNWWRSNAEHNLATVVVGYSLGKAQRILQNLDLSIGTVYTHGVIENTNEALRRNGIILNPTSRITPDTPKEEVRKGIIIAPPSSVGTPWMRKFSPYSFGYCSGWMAIRGAKRRRAADRGFVLSDHADWDGLVSAIDATGCDSVYLTHGYTATFTRYLNGIGFDAHEVHTLYGDDEGVGSVPEEEPEVHAVSHPALSKGEGSKKDNKGTSKVLSFGEDLGEAGGHLS; via the coding sequence ATGCCTAAAAAGCCACTGCTTGAATTTACTGACAAAGGGATCTACTGTGCTGCCGGGAAGTTTTATATAGACCCATGGAAGCCGGTTGACGACGCTGTGATAACACACGCCCATGCCGACCATGCCTACTGGGGGAATAAGCACTACCTTGCCCATCACCACTCGCGCGAGGTGCTGTTATATCGTCTTGGCGAAATTCAGTTACAAACGGTGGAGTACGGCGAGAAGGTAATGAAAAATGGTGTGGAAATTTCCCTGTTTCCTGCCGGCCACGTTATAGGTTCGGCGCAGATCAGGGTGGAGTACCGCGGCGAGGTGTGGGTGGTATCCGGCGATTACAAAGTGGAGGACGACGGCATCTCGACCCCGTTTGAACCGGTGCGCTGTAATCATTTTATTTCGGAGTGTACCTTCGGCATGCCTGTTTACCAGTGGAAACCGCAGGTTGAGATCTTTAACGATATGAATAACTGGTGGCGCAGCAATGCGGAACATAACCTGGCTACGGTAGTGGTAGGGTATTCATTGGGTAAAGCCCAGCGCATCCTGCAAAATCTTGATCTTTCAATAGGCACCGTTTATACCCATGGCGTCATTGAAAATACCAACGAAGCGCTGCGCCGCAACGGCATCATCCTAAACCCTACCTCAAGAATTACGCCCGATACCCCAAAGGAGGAAGTGCGTAAAGGCATAATTATAGCGCCCCCATCATCGGTGGGTACGCCATGGATGCGAAAGTTTAGCCCCTATAGTTTTGGTTATTGTTCGGGTTGGATGGCTATTCGCGGCGCAAAACGCAGGCGGGCGGCCGACCGGGGCTTTGTGCTTTCGGATCATGCCGACTGGGATGGTTTGGTAAGTGCCATTGATGCTACGGGCTGCGACAGTGTTTACCTGACCCATGGTTACACCGCAACTTTTACCAGGTATTTAAACGGGATAGGTTTTGACGCACACGAGGTGCACACACTTTACGGCGACGATGAAGGAGTTGGTAGTGTGCCGGAGGAAGAGCCGGAAGTTCATGCTGTGTCTCACCCTGCCCTCTCCAAAGGAGAGGGTTCTAAAAAAGATAATAAAGGTACAAGCAAAGTCCTCTCCTTTGGAGAGGATTTAGGTGAGGCGGGAGGGCATTTATCATGA